In Porphyrobacter sp. LM 6, one DNA window encodes the following:
- a CDS encoding DUF805 domain-containing protein encodes MIDSLISPFRQMLVFRGRSRRRDYWLFVAWQFPFLFGSLVIAFLVFGSAGTLILLPEIMIWGTLGYTLVCGLPMLALQVRRLHDQDKTGWWVIVSLIPYLGLGWLIFLMVQPGTWGPNRFGPDPRHAGWQGDLFE; translated from the coding sequence ATGATCGACAGCCTGATCTCGCCCTTTCGCCAGATGTTGGTCTTTCGCGGTCGATCGCGCCGCCGCGATTACTGGCTGTTTGTCGCGTGGCAGTTTCCGTTCCTTTTCGGCTCGCTGGTGATCGCATTTCTCGTGTTTGGCAGTGCTGGCACGCTGATTTTGCTGCCGGAGATCATGATCTGGGGGACGCTCGGCTATACTCTGGTGTGCGGGTTACCGATGCTTGCCCTTCAAGTTCGGCGACTGCATGATCAGGACAAGACGGGTTGGTGGGTGATAGTGAGCCTCATTCCCTATCTTGGGCTGGGCTGGCTGATCTTTCTGATGGTGCAGCCGGGCACCTGGGGACCGAACCGGTTCGGCCCCGATCCGCGTCATGCGGGCTGGCAAGGTGACCTGTTCGAATAG
- a CDS encoding glycerophosphoryl diester phosphodiesterase membrane domain-containing protein, with the protein MIDIGRVFSTSWDMLRQRFWPLVGMWAVFFAIQLVAILVLGMLVAVMGIAGAGLGAGVDDPAALAGMGIGMIVMMVLLYGAYFVLVFAQQAAMVTLASPLEQASFGTAMSRGFKSALPFFGIAIVLVLAYFVIGGGLVAVLAAAGLGGPDAAVGLGAVVLVLALPLMIYLGCRFSVLVPVVAVDQVFNPIAAIRRSWNVTGGKVLRIFLATIVFLLISMVVLGLPVMLIFGSALGAPDGSEPSAMVLFGPLLMLPLFIVYTIFGTTYVAALHSEVTGGGAEALEEVFA; encoded by the coding sequence ATGATCGATATCGGGCGCGTTTTTTCGACGAGCTGGGACATGCTGCGCCAGCGTTTCTGGCCGCTTGTGGGTATGTGGGCCGTGTTCTTTGCGATCCAACTGGTGGCGATTCTGGTGCTCGGTATGCTGGTGGCGGTCATGGGGATCGCCGGGGCCGGTCTGGGCGCAGGGGTGGATGACCCTGCCGCGCTCGCTGGCATGGGTATCGGCATGATCGTGATGATGGTGCTGCTTTACGGCGCCTATTTTGTACTGGTCTTCGCCCAGCAGGCGGCGATGGTGACGCTCGCCTCGCCGCTGGAGCAAGCGTCCTTCGGCACTGCGATGAGCCGCGGGTTCAAGAGCGCACTACCCTTCTTCGGGATCGCGATCGTGCTGGTTCTTGCCTATTTCGTCATCGGCGGCGGCTTGGTGGCGGTGCTGGCCGCGGCGGGCCTTGGCGGCCCGGATGCGGCTGTGGGACTGGGCGCTGTCGTACTGGTGTTAGCCCTGCCTCTCATGATTTACCTCGGCTGCCGTTTCTCGGTGCTGGTGCCTGTGGTTGCGGTTGACCAGGTCTTCAATCCGATAGCCGCGATCCGTCGCAGCTGGAACGTGACGGGAGGCAAGGTGCTGCGGATATTCCTCGCAACGATTGTATTCTTGCTGATCTCGATGGTTGTTCTCGGCTTGCCGGTTATGCTGATCTTCGGATCGGCCCTCGGGGCGCCGGACGGGAGCGAACCTTCGGCAATGGTCCTGTTCGGGCCGTTGCTGATGCTACCGCTGTTCATCGTCTACACGATCTTCGGGACGACCTATGTTGCCGCGCTTCACAGTGAGGTCACTGGTGGCGGTGCCGAGGCTCTTGAGGAAGTCTTCGCCTAA